One Paenibacillus sp. FSL H7-0737 DNA segment encodes these proteins:
- a CDS encoding glycosyltransferase family protein encodes MNIDYPKVLVVSHNCFSTTGSNGRTLGNFFINWPKESLAQFYIYNEVPDSPVCDNYFRVTDTEALKAFYKGTKVGRTVKNEVVIDKIEGNDLLLSKVYKRHRRKTSFNYIARNFIWDSNRWKSQKFIDWIDEFKPDILLLQIGDFSFMFKISMTIAKERNIPIVLYNSEDYYFKNKQSFSPLYYLYRSQYVWQFETLMSYASHTIYICDKLQDTYNRQFNHESTVLMTATNMVPLLQDKKDNDPFVVSYLGNLGLGRHESLIDIAKTLQEIDPNLYLDVYGKIPTEYVKSAFENCTGIRYKGLVSYQEVIQIMQKSDLLVHAENFSEFSKRDLKHAFSTKIADCLASGTCFFVYAPENIACTEYLKGNNGAVVVTDKSDLKESLTRILSDGELRQIYIDTAQQIVSERHSAKDNGEYAKAIIIDIVKKVSG; translated from the coding sequence GATTATCCGAAAGTACTTGTTGTTTCACACAACTGTTTTTCTACAACTGGTTCTAATGGTAGAACACTTGGGAATTTTTTTATCAATTGGCCAAAAGAATCACTTGCACAATTTTACATTTATAATGAAGTGCCTGATTCACCAGTTTGCGATAATTATTTTCGCGTTACAGATACTGAAGCGTTAAAAGCGTTCTATAAGGGGACCAAAGTAGGTAGAACTGTTAAAAATGAAGTTGTTATTGATAAAATCGAAGGTAATGACTTATTACTAAGTAAAGTATATAAACGGCACCGAAGAAAAACATCTTTTAATTATATAGCAAGAAATTTCATTTGGGATTCTAATAGATGGAAAAGTCAGAAGTTTATAGATTGGATAGATGAATTTAAACCAGATATATTATTATTACAAATCGGTGATTTTTCATTTATGTTTAAAATTTCCATGACTATAGCGAAAGAACGTAACATTCCGATAGTTTTATACAATAGTGAGGATTACTATTTTAAAAATAAACAATCGTTTTCTCCTCTTTATTATTTATATCGCTCACAATATGTATGGCAATTTGAAACTTTGATGAGTTATGCATCGCATACTATTTATATATGCGATAAACTACAAGATACTTATAATAGGCAGTTTAATCATGAAAGTACTGTTTTAATGACAGCAACTAATATGGTACCTTTACTGCAGGATAAAAAGGATAATGATCCATTTGTTGTGAGTTACCTAGGGAATTTAGGCTTAGGGAGACATGAGTCTTTAATCGATATAGCTAAAACCTTACAAGAAATTGATCCGAATCTATACCTTGATGTGTATGGGAAAATTCCGACGGAATATGTTAAATCAGCATTTGAAAATTGTACAGGAATTCGATATAAAGGGTTAGTGTCGTATCAGGAAGTTATTCAGATCATGCAAAAAAGTGATTTATTAGTACATGCAGAAAACTTTTCTGAGTTTAGTAAGCGGGATTTAAAACATGCATTTTCAACTAAGATTGCAGACTGTCTGGCAAGTGGTACATGTTTTTTTGTCTACGCACCAGAAAATATAGCTTGTACTGAATATTTAAAGGGGAATAATGGGGCAGTAGTTGTTACTGATAAGAGCGACTTAAAGGAATCACTTACAAGAATATTAAGCGATGGAGAGTTACGCCAAATATATATTGATACAGCACAGCAAATAGTAAGTGAAAGACATAGTGCGAAAGATAATGGAGAATACGCGAAGGCAATTATTATTGATATAGTTAAGAAAGTAAGTGGGTAA